From Actinopolyspora lacussalsi, a single genomic window includes:
- a CDS encoding DNA-directed RNA polymerase subunit beta (product_source=KO:K03043; cath_funfam=2.40.270.10,2.40.50.100,3.90.1100.10,3.90.1110.10,3.90.1800.10; cog=COG0085; ko=KO:K03043; pfam=PF00562,PF04560,PF04561,PF04563,PF04565,PF10385; superfamily=64484): MAVSRATKVSAASNFTRGIPGAPRRVSFEKIREPLEVPDLLDLQVQSFEWLVGDEAWFQRRVDAGEEMPVGGLGEVLNEISPIEDFSGSMSLSFSDPRFDEVKASIEECKDKDMTYAAPLFVTAEFINQTTGEIKSQTVFMGDFPVMSDKGTFIINGTERVVVSQLVRSPGVYFDQTVDKSTDKDVYSAKIIPSRGAWLEFDVDKRDTVGVRIDRKRRQPVTVLLKALGWTAEGIRERFGFSETMLSTLEKDHTSGQDEALLDIYRKLRPGEPPTKESAQTLLENLFFKEKRYDLARVGRYKVNKKLGIDLPFTSGVLTHDDIATTIEYLVRLHAGENSMGSEDNDVPVELDDIDHFGNRRLRTVGELIQNQVRVGLSRMERVVRERMTTQDVEAITPQTLINIRPVVAAIKEFFGTSQLSQFMDQTNPLAGLTHKRRLSALGPGGLSRERAGVEVRDVHPSHYGRMCPIETPEGPNIGLIGSLATFGRVNPFGFIETPYRKVVDGVVTDQVDYLTADEEDRYTKAQANTPIDDDGNFLEDRVLGRRKGGEVELLAPTEIEYMDVSPRQMVSAATAMLPFLEHDDANRALMGANMQRQAVPLLRSESPLVGTGMELRAAVDAGNVITAEKAGVVEDLCADYLTIMDDDGNRRTYRLQKFARSNHGTCINQKPIVNEGDRVEAGQVIADGPSTEDGEMALGKNLLVGIMPWEGHNYEDAIILSQRLVQDDVLTSIHIEEHEVDARDTKLGSEEITRDIPNVSEDVLSDLDERGIVRIGAEVQGGDILVGKVTPKGETELTPEERLLRAIFGEKAREVRDTSLKVPHGETGKVIGVRVFNREEDDELPPGVNELVRVYVAQKSKIQDGDKLAGRHGNKGVIGKILPIEDMPFTKDGTPMDIILNTHGVPRRMNIGQVLETHLGWIASQGWSIDGDPDWAKKIPEELYDVEPGTKTASPVFDGAREEEITGLLSSTRPNRDGERVVDGDGKAMLIDGRSGEPYPHRVAVGYMYILKLLHLVDDKIHARSTGPYSMITQQPLGGKAQFGGQRFGEMECWAMQAYGAAYTLQELLTIKSDDVLGRVKVYEAVVKGENIPEPGIPESFKVLLKELQSLCLNVEVLSSDGAAIEMRDGDDEDLERAAANLGINLSKNEAPSVDDVVN; this comes from the coding sequence TTGGCAGTCTCCCGCGCGACCAAGGTCTCTGCAGCTTCCAACTTCACGAGGGGGATCCCTGGGGCCCCCAGGCGGGTCTCATTCGAGAAGATCCGTGAGCCGCTGGAAGTACCAGACCTGCTCGATCTGCAGGTCCAATCCTTCGAATGGCTCGTCGGTGACGAGGCCTGGTTCCAGCGCCGGGTCGATGCCGGCGAGGAAATGCCCGTTGGTGGTCTGGGAGAGGTCCTCAACGAGATCTCCCCGATCGAGGACTTCTCGGGCTCCATGTCGCTGTCCTTTTCCGACCCGCGGTTCGATGAGGTCAAGGCCTCCATCGAGGAGTGCAAGGACAAGGACATGACCTACGCGGCTCCGCTGTTCGTCACGGCGGAGTTCATAAACCAGACGACGGGCGAGATCAAGAGCCAGACCGTCTTCATGGGGGACTTCCCCGTGATGAGCGACAAGGGCACCTTCATCATCAACGGCACCGAGCGTGTCGTGGTCTCGCAGCTGGTCCGGTCGCCCGGCGTTTACTTCGACCAGACCGTCGACAAGTCGACCGACAAGGACGTCTACAGCGCGAAGATCATCCCGAGCAGGGGTGCCTGGCTGGAGTTCGACGTCGACAAGCGCGACACCGTCGGTGTGCGGATCGACCGCAAGCGCAGGCAGCCGGTCACCGTCCTGCTCAAGGCGCTGGGATGGACCGCCGAGGGTATCCGCGAGCGGTTCGGCTTCTCCGAGACGATGCTGTCGACCCTGGAGAAGGACCACACCTCGGGCCAGGACGAGGCCCTGCTGGACATCTACCGCAAACTGCGTCCCGGCGAGCCGCCGACGAAGGAGAGCGCGCAGACGCTGCTGGAGAACCTCTTCTTCAAGGAGAAGCGTTACGACCTCGCCCGCGTCGGCCGCTACAAGGTCAACAAGAAGCTCGGCATCGACCTGCCGTTCACCTCGGGCGTGCTCACACACGACGACATCGCCACCACCATCGAGTACCTGGTCCGGCTGCACGCGGGCGAGAACTCGATGGGCTCCGAGGACAACGACGTCCCGGTCGAGCTCGACGACATCGATCACTTCGGTAACCGCAGGCTGCGCACCGTGGGCGAGCTCATCCAGAACCAGGTGCGGGTCGGCCTCTCCCGGATGGAACGCGTCGTCCGCGAGCGCATGACGACCCAGGACGTCGAGGCGATCACACCGCAGACACTGATCAACATTCGCCCGGTCGTCGCCGCGATCAAGGAGTTCTTCGGCACCTCGCAGCTCTCCCAGTTCATGGACCAGACCAACCCCCTGGCCGGCCTGACGCACAAGCGCAGGCTCTCGGCGCTGGGGCCGGGCGGTCTCTCCAGGGAGCGTGCGGGCGTCGAGGTTCGTGACGTCCACCCCTCGCACTACGGCCGGATGTGCCCGATCGAGACGCCGGAAGGGCCGAACATCGGTCTGATCGGTTCGCTGGCCACCTTCGGCCGGGTCAATCCGTTCGGGTTCATCGAGACGCCCTACCGCAAGGTGGTCGACGGTGTGGTCACCGATCAGGTGGACTACCTCACCGCCGACGAGGAGGACCGCTACACCAAGGCGCAGGCCAACACGCCGATCGACGACGACGGCAACTTCCTCGAGGACCGTGTGCTCGGTAGGCGCAAGGGCGGCGAGGTCGAGCTGCTCGCCCCCACCGAGATCGAGTACATGGACGTCTCGCCGCGTCAGATGGTCTCGGCGGCCACGGCGATGCTGCCGTTCCTGGAGCACGACGACGCCAACCGCGCCCTGATGGGTGCCAACATGCAGCGGCAGGCGGTTCCGCTGCTGCGCAGCGAGTCCCCGCTCGTCGGTACCGGCATGGAGCTCCGTGCCGCCGTCGACGCGGGCAACGTCATCACCGCGGAGAAGGCGGGTGTCGTCGAGGACCTGTGCGCCGACTACCTCACTATCATGGACGACGACGGCAACCGGCGTACCTACCGGTTGCAGAAGTTCGCCCGGTCCAACCACGGGACCTGCATCAACCAGAAGCCCATCGTCAACGAGGGCGACCGGGTCGAGGCAGGGCAGGTCATCGCCGACGGTCCCTCGACCGAGGACGGCGAGATGGCGCTGGGCAAGAACCTGCTCGTCGGCATCATGCCGTGGGAGGGGCACAACTACGAGGACGCGATCATCCTCTCCCAGCGGCTGGTGCAGGACGACGTGCTCACCTCGATCCACATCGAGGAGCACGAGGTCGACGCCCGCGATACCAAGCTGGGCTCCGAGGAGATCACCAGGGACATCCCGAACGTCTCCGAGGACGTGCTGTCCGACCTCGACGAGCGCGGCATCGTCCGCATCGGTGCCGAGGTGCAGGGCGGCGACATCCTCGTCGGCAAGGTCACTCCCAAGGGTGAGACCGAGCTGACCCCGGAGGAGCGGCTGCTCCGCGCGATCTTCGGGGAGAAGGCCAGGGAGGTCAGGGACACCTCGCTGAAGGTGCCGCACGGTGAGACCGGCAAGGTCATCGGCGTCCGCGTGTTCAACCGCGAGGAGGACGACGAGCTCCCGCCCGGGGTCAACGAGCTCGTCCGGGTCTACGTGGCCCAGAAGAGCAAGATCCAGGACGGTGACAAGCTCGCCGGCAGGCACGGCAACAAGGGTGTTATCGGCAAGATCCTGCCGATCGAGGACATGCCGTTCACCAAGGACGGCACCCCGATGGACATCATCCTCAACACCCACGGTGTGCCGCGGCGTATGAACATCGGGCAGGTCCTGGAGACCCATCTCGGCTGGATCGCCTCGCAGGGGTGGTCGATCGACGGGGATCCGGACTGGGCGAAGAAGATCCCCGAGGAGCTCTACGACGTCGAGCCGGGTACCAAGACGGCCAGCCCGGTTTTCGACGGTGCTCGCGAGGAGGAGATCACCGGTCTGCTGTCGTCGACGAGGCCGAACCGCGACGGGGAGCGCGTCGTGGACGGCGACGGCAAGGCGATGCTGATCGACGGACGCAGCGGGGAGCCGTACCCCCACCGCGTGGCGGTCGGCTACATGTACATCCTCAAGCTGCTGCACCTGGTGGATGACAAGATCCACGCACGGTCGACCGGGCCGTACTCGATGATCACCCAGCAGCCGCTGGGCGGTAAGGCCCAGTTCGGTGGCCAGCGCTTCGGTGAGATGGAGTGCTGGGCGATGCAGGCCTACGGTGCCGCCTACACGCTGCAGGAACTGCTGACGATCAAGTCCGACGACGTGCTCGGTCGCGTCAAGGTCTACGAAGCGGTCGTCAAGGGTGAGAACATCCCAGAACCGGGTATTCCGGAGTCGTTCAAGGTGCTGCTCAAGGAGTTGCAGTCGCTGTGCCTGAACGTCGAGGTGCTCTCCAGCGACGGTGCCGCCATCGAGATGCGGGACGGTGACGACGAGGACCTCGAACGCGCGGCGGCCAACCTCGGCATCAACCTGTCCAAGAACGAGGCCCCCTCGGTCGACGACGTCGTCAACTGA
- a CDS encoding DNA-directed RNA polymerase subunit beta' (product_source=KO:K03046; cath_funfam=2.40.40.20,2.40.50.100; cog=COG0086; ko=KO:K03046; pfam=PF00623,PF04983,PF04997,PF04998,PF05000; smart=SM00663; superfamily=64484; tigrfam=TIGR02386) has protein sequence MLDVNFFDELRIGLATADEIRQWSYGEVKKPETINYRTLKPEKDGLFCEKIFGPTRDWECYCGKYKRVRFKGIICERCGVEVTRAKVRRERMGHIELAAAVTHIWYFKGVPSRLGYLLDLAPKDLEKIIYFASYVITSVNTEMRHNDMPTLESEIGVERKNIADQRDSDLEARAQKLESDLAELETEGAKSDVRRRVKESGEREMRQLRERAQKEIDKLDEIWETFTKLEPRQLISDESLYRELYDRYGEYFTGGMGAESIEALLANFDIDAEAEGLREVIRNGKGQKKLRALKRLKVVAAFQTTKNSPQGMVLGAIPVIPPDLRPMVQLDGGRFATSDLNDLYRRVINRNNRLKRLIDLGAPEIIINNEKRMLQESVDALFDNGRRGRPVSGPGNRPLKSLSDLLKGKQGRFRQNLLGKRVDYSGRSVIIVGPQLKLHQCGLPKEMAVELFKPFVMKRLVDLNHAQNIKSAKRMVERQRPQVWDVLEEVISEHPVLLNRAPTLHRLGIQAFEPQLVEGKAVQLHPLVCEAFNADFDGDQMAVHLPLSAEAQAEARVLMLSSNNILSPASGRPLAMPRLDMVTGLYYLTRQVDGATGEGHAFSSYDEALMAHDRGSLDLQAMVRIRMNDIVPTKEDTPEEWEPGSSLTLRTTLGRVMFNELLPADYPFVNRLLPKKAQGAIVNDLAERYPMVSVAQTLDKLKDAGFYWATRSGVTTAISDVIVPPNKKEILDSYEEKADQVEKRYRRGALSHVERNAELVKVWNAAKDDVSEAMENNFPDDNSISMIVKSGAAGNMSQVVQLAGMRGLVSNPKGEYIPRPIKTNFREGLSVLEYFISNHGARKGLADTALRTADSGYLTRRLVDVSQDVIVRENDCGTDRGIRMPIGETTPDGKLVREQHVETSVYARMTAEDVTDSDGNILLARGSDLGDPAIETLISAGVSTVRVRSVLTCESGSGVCSYCYGRSMATGKLVDVGEAVGIVAAQSIGEPGTQLTMRTFHQGGVGGDDITAGLPRVQELFEARLPKGKAPIADASGRVKLEDNDRYWKMTLTPDDGGEDITYDKLSKRQRLAVLNVGGTERQLEDGDHVEVGQRLMEGAVDPHEILRVLGPREAQLHLVREVQEVYRSQGVGIHDKHVEVIVRQMLRRVIIIDSGATEFLPGSPVERAQFESENRRVVSEGGDPASGRPVLMGITKASLATESWLSAASFQETTRILTNAAIEGASDKLIGLKENVIIGKLIPAGTGINKYRNIQVQPTEEARAAAYAIPSYDDGYYAPDVFGPGTGAAVPLDDFDFGRDYR, from the coding sequence GTGCTTGACGTCAACTTCTTCGACGAACTCCGTATCGGACTGGCGACCGCCGACGAGATCCGCCAGTGGTCGTACGGCGAGGTCAAAAAGCCCGAGACCATCAACTACCGCACCCTGAAGCCGGAAAAAGACGGCCTGTTCTGCGAGAAGATCTTCGGGCCCACCCGGGACTGGGAGTGCTACTGCGGCAAGTACAAGCGAGTCCGGTTCAAGGGCATCATCTGCGAGCGCTGCGGTGTCGAGGTCACTCGTGCCAAGGTGCGGCGTGAGCGGATGGGCCACATCGAGCTCGCCGCCGCTGTCACGCACATCTGGTACTTCAAGGGCGTGCCGAGCAGGCTCGGTTACCTGCTCGACCTGGCTCCCAAGGATCTCGAGAAGATCATCTACTTCGCGTCGTACGTGATCACCTCGGTCAACACCGAGATGCGGCACAACGACATGCCGACGCTGGAGAGCGAGATCGGCGTCGAGCGCAAGAACATCGCCGACCAGCGTGACTCCGACCTGGAGGCGCGGGCGCAGAAGCTCGAGTCGGATCTCGCCGAGCTCGAGACCGAGGGCGCCAAGAGCGATGTCCGCCGCAGGGTCAAGGAGAGCGGCGAGCGCGAGATGCGCCAGCTCCGCGAGCGGGCGCAGAAGGAGATCGACAAGCTCGACGAGATCTGGGAGACCTTCACCAAGCTGGAGCCTCGCCAGCTGATCTCGGACGAGTCGCTGTACCGCGAGCTCTACGACCGTTACGGCGAGTACTTCACCGGCGGCATGGGCGCCGAGTCGATCGAGGCCCTGCTCGCCAACTTCGACATCGACGCCGAGGCGGAGGGACTGCGTGAGGTCATCCGCAACGGCAAGGGGCAGAAGAAGCTGCGTGCCCTCAAGCGGCTGAAGGTCGTCGCCGCGTTCCAGACGACCAAGAACAGCCCGCAGGGCATGGTGCTCGGCGCGATCCCGGTGATTCCGCCGGACCTGCGCCCCATGGTGCAGCTCGACGGTGGCCGCTTCGCGACCTCCGACCTCAACGACCTTTACCGCAGGGTCATCAACCGCAACAACCGCCTCAAGCGTCTGATCGACCTCGGCGCCCCCGAGATCATCATCAACAACGAGAAGCGGATGCTGCAGGAGTCGGTGGACGCGCTGTTCGACAACGGCAGGCGCGGCCGTCCGGTCAGCGGTCCGGGCAACCGGCCGCTGAAGTCGCTGTCCGACCTGCTCAAGGGTAAGCAGGGTCGTTTCCGGCAGAACCTGCTCGGTAAGCGCGTGGACTACTCCGGCCGTTCGGTGATCATCGTCGGTCCGCAGCTGAAGCTGCACCAGTGTGGCCTGCCGAAGGAGATGGCGGTCGAGCTGTTCAAGCCGTTCGTCATGAAGCGGCTGGTCGACCTCAACCACGCGCAGAACATCAAGTCCGCCAAGCGGATGGTCGAGCGGCAGCGCCCGCAGGTCTGGGACGTGCTCGAGGAGGTCATCTCCGAGCACCCGGTGCTGCTCAACCGTGCGCCCACGCTGCACCGGCTGGGTATCCAGGCGTTCGAACCGCAGCTCGTGGAGGGCAAGGCGGTGCAGCTGCACCCCTTGGTCTGCGAGGCGTTCAACGCCGACTTCGACGGTGACCAGATGGCGGTTCACCTGCCACTGTCCGCCGAGGCCCAGGCCGAGGCCAGGGTGCTGATGCTGTCCAGCAACAACATCCTCTCGCCCGCTTCGGGACGTCCGCTGGCCATGCCGCGACTGGACATGGTCACCGGGCTTTACTACCTGACCCGCCAGGTCGACGGTGCCACCGGTGAGGGACACGCCTTCTCCTCGTACGACGAGGCGTTGATGGCTCACGACCGGGGATCGCTCGACCTGCAGGCGATGGTCAGGATCCGGATGAACGACATCGTCCCGACCAAGGAGGACACACCCGAGGAGTGGGAGCCCGGCAGCTCGCTGACGCTGCGAACCACCCTCGGCCGTGTGATGTTCAACGAGCTGCTGCCGGCCGACTACCCGTTCGTGAACCGGCTGCTGCCGAAGAAGGCCCAGGGTGCGATCGTCAACGATCTCGCCGAGCGCTACCCGATGGTCTCGGTCGCCCAGACGCTGGACAAGCTCAAGGACGCGGGCTTCTACTGGGCCACCAGGTCCGGTGTCACCACCGCGATCTCCGATGTGATCGTGCCGCCGAACAAGAAGGAGATCCTCGACTCCTACGAGGAGAAGGCGGACCAAGTGGAGAAGCGCTACCGGCGCGGTGCGCTCTCCCACGTCGAGCGCAACGCCGAGCTGGTCAAGGTCTGGAACGCGGCCAAGGACGACGTCTCCGAGGCGATGGAGAACAACTTCCCGGACGACAACTCGATCAGCATGATCGTGAAGTCCGGTGCCGCCGGGAACATGTCCCAGGTGGTGCAGCTCGCCGGTATGCGTGGGCTGGTCTCCAACCCCAAGGGTGAGTACATCCCGCGCCCGATCAAGACCAACTTCCGAGAGGGCCTGTCGGTGCTGGAGTACTTCATCTCCAACCACGGTGCCCGCAAGGGTCTGGCCGACACCGCGCTGCGTACCGCCGACTCGGGCTACCTGACCCGTCGTCTGGTCGACGTCTCGCAGGACGTGATCGTGCGCGAGAACGACTGCGGCACCGACCGCGGTATCCGGATGCCGATCGGCGAGACCACGCCGGACGGCAAGCTGGTCCGCGAGCAGCACGTCGAGACCAGCGTCTACGCCCGGATGACCGCCGAGGACGTCACCGACTCCGACGGCAACATCCTGCTCGCCAGGGGCTCGGACCTGGGTGATCCCGCCATCGAGACACTGATCTCGGCCGGTGTGAGCACCGTGCGGGTCCGCAGCGTGCTGACCTGCGAGTCCGGTTCGGGAGTCTGTTCCTACTGCTACGGCCGGTCCATGGCCACCGGCAAGCTCGTCGACGTCGGCGAGGCGGTCGGCATCGTGGCCGCCCAGTCCATCGGTGAGCCTGGTACGCAGCTGACCATGCGTACCTTCCACCAGGGCGGTGTCGGCGGTGACGACATCACGGCCGGTCTGCCGCGTGTGCAGGAGCTGTTCGAGGCCAGGCTGCCGAAGGGCAAGGCGCCGATCGCCGACGCCTCCGGACGGGTCAAGCTGGAGGACAACGATCGCTACTGGAAGATGACGCTCACCCCGGACGACGGCGGTGAGGACATCACCTACGACAAACTGTCCAAGCGGCAGCGGCTCGCTGTGCTCAACGTGGGTGGCACGGAGCGCCAGCTCGAGGACGGTGACCACGTCGAGGTCGGGCAGCGGCTCATGGAGGGTGCGGTCGATCCGCACGAGATCCTGCGCGTGCTCGGCCCGCGGGAGGCACAGCTGCACCTGGTCCGCGAGGTGCAGGAGGTCTACCGCTCGCAGGGTGTGGGCATCCACGACAAGCACGTGGAGGTCATCGTCCGGCAGATGCTGCGGCGTGTGATCATCATCGACTCCGGCGCCACCGAGTTCCTGCCCGGTTCGCCGGTCGAGCGGGCGCAGTTCGAGTCGGAGAACCGCCGCGTGGTCTCCGAGGGCGGCGACCCCGCCTCCGGCCGTCCGGTGCTGATGGGTATCACCAAGGCATCGCTGGCGACCGAGTCGTGGCTGTCGGCGGCCTCCTTCCAGGAGACCACCAGGATCCTGACCAACGCCGCGATCGAGGGCGCCAGCGACAAGCTGATCGGTCTGAAGGAGAACGTCATCATCGGTAAGTTGATCCCGGCCGGTACCGGTATCAACAAGTACCGCAACATCCAGGTGCAGCCGACCGAGGAGGCACGGGCCGCGGCCTACGCGATCCCGTCCTACGACGACGGCTACTACGCACCGGACGTGTTCGGCCCGGGTACCGGTGCCGCGGTTCCGTTGGACGACTTCGACTTCGGTCGCGACTACCGCTGA
- a CDS encoding hypothetical protein (product_source=Hypo-rule applied; pfam=PF12770; smart=SM00028; superfamily=48452) — protein sequence MDNKVNQQDRTPRDDRTERPTPEQGASGTGNSWFTNEADDPPSSEQLEQREPEQREPRQQQRGTAAPHPATAHSATAHSAATHSAAARAAAPRSAEQDAEQRYADALAALNRMMSTFDFKELSWVTEVLRATAGALPEQDPSRPGVLNNLGSAAQLAHLASGDLAHLEDAVTYYRSAAEAASSDDPDVVLYLSNLALALTDCAGRKGSAEQAVEAVDVARLGVERTGTAGAGGTDSDSADLPRHRDTALIRLGNALKLHARLAADNDSDDESIEVFQAALRESSGQDGAQRPEGPDLMISLGSALLRRHERTTDPNDLDEGIKYLRTGVGMLPDGQHRRWMLLRFAEALRLRYRQRGDLTDLQSAINELFGVLDDLESGNPVLGKLIWNLTSATVEHLDSSGESGNLYRALKTISPVMRNLATDDPNRAVALASYGALARRHYLHAGNTAALDTAVAAGEAALDAETTAPKRCAVLNSLASTLITRFERAGQQSDLDRAHAAASEALQDSEQRTAPQYTAYAQLGVVSTHQHRLNSRNDELETAIEMFDRALIAMPDSAPERVTVATHLGRALQTLHRRTGRRKLYRWARRTLTEAATLPTGPADQRLKAANLCGRLAAQAHRWSEALESFTLAVELLPLVTQGKRAVATPTVQRRWAHVTADAAACAIEVGKPERAVELLEHGRAALLSELMPAGSELGQLNLTHPDLATDAVRLRRLLDRHPEEPILGGVDVIDDVRRRRWLADTWDELLGEIRNESGGDRMRPWSFDTLATAADEGAVVLINLSEFRSDAVIVFGGRALVVRLPGVTPELAEEHAASALNAAQQAQRTADTERTLGMTLDWLWQHVTRPVLERMGYTRTPPQGARWPRLWWSTQGAAAFLPLHAATSTGGDSALDRVVSSHTPGLRVLLTTKRRRERTGADTALIAGPSDERTPEQPGRIPARHWSSATAMSERDHTADDVFAAFGHHQLIHVCEPSTQHAAQPAAGLVLDREDRARSLNLLDIGQRDFGDAKFLCLARCRTKDAPSAAALTMAGAFAFIGFAHVISTLWAMHRGPAEDVLAALYAELARDGEFRAEFSAGVLHATTRRLRRRYPEAPTLWAGYTHVGV from the coding sequence ATGGACAACAAGGTGAACCAGCAGGACCGAACCCCCCGGGACGACCGGACCGAACGTCCGACGCCGGAACAGGGGGCGAGCGGCACCGGAAACAGCTGGTTCACCAACGAGGCGGACGATCCCCCCTCATCCGAGCAGCTGGAGCAGCGAGAACCGGAGCAGCGAGAGCCGCGGCAGCAACAGCGGGGCACGGCCGCCCCCCATCCGGCAACCGCTCATTCGGCAACCGCTCATTCGGCAGCCACCCATTCGGCAGCCGCTCGTGCCGCCGCCCCCCGTTCGGCGGAGCAGGACGCCGAACAGCGATACGCGGACGCGCTCGCCGCGCTCAACCGGATGATGAGCACCTTCGACTTCAAGGAACTGTCCTGGGTCACCGAGGTGCTGCGCGCCACGGCCGGAGCGCTGCCGGAGCAGGACCCCTCTCGTCCCGGGGTACTCAACAACCTGGGAAGCGCCGCCCAGCTCGCGCACCTCGCCTCCGGTGATCTCGCGCACCTGGAGGACGCGGTGACCTATTACCGCTCCGCCGCGGAGGCGGCGAGCAGCGACGATCCGGACGTGGTCCTCTACCTGAGCAACCTGGCACTGGCACTGACCGACTGCGCCGGCCGCAAGGGCTCGGCCGAGCAGGCCGTCGAGGCGGTCGACGTCGCCCGGCTCGGGGTCGAGCGCACCGGCACGGCCGGGGCGGGGGGCACGGACTCCGACTCGGCGGACCTGCCGCGCCATCGGGACACCGCGCTGATCCGGTTGGGAAACGCGCTGAAACTGCACGCCAGGCTCGCGGCCGACAACGACTCGGACGACGAGTCGATCGAGGTCTTCCAGGCCGCGCTGCGGGAGTCGAGCGGCCAGGACGGTGCGCAACGTCCCGAGGGCCCGGACCTGATGATCAGCCTCGGCTCGGCGCTGCTGCGCAGACACGAGCGAACCACCGATCCGAACGACCTCGACGAGGGGATCAAGTACCTGCGCACCGGCGTGGGGATGCTCCCGGACGGACAGCACCGCCGTTGGATGCTGCTGCGGTTCGCGGAGGCGCTGCGACTGCGCTACCGCCAGCGGGGTGACCTGACCGATCTGCAATCGGCGATCAACGAGCTGTTCGGGGTGCTCGACGACCTGGAGTCGGGCAACCCGGTGCTGGGCAAACTGATCTGGAACCTCACCTCGGCGACGGTGGAACACCTGGACAGCAGCGGCGAGTCCGGCAATCTCTACCGCGCGTTGAAAACGATCAGCCCGGTGATGCGCAACCTGGCCACCGACGATCCGAACCGGGCCGTGGCGCTGGCGAGCTACGGAGCGCTGGCCCGCAGGCACTACCTGCACGCGGGCAACACCGCGGCGCTGGACACCGCCGTGGCCGCGGGTGAGGCGGCGCTGGACGCCGAGACAACGGCGCCCAAGCGCTGCGCGGTCCTCAACTCGCTGGCCTCCACACTGATCACGCGGTTCGAGCGGGCGGGCCAGCAGTCCGACCTGGATCGCGCCCACGCCGCCGCCAGTGAGGCGCTGCAGGACTCCGAACAGCGCACCGCGCCGCAGTACACCGCCTACGCGCAGCTGGGTGTGGTGTCCACGCACCAGCACCGGCTGAACTCGCGCAACGACGAGTTGGAAACGGCGATCGAGATGTTCGACAGGGCGCTGATCGCCATGCCGGACTCGGCACCGGAACGCGTCACGGTCGCCACTCACCTCGGCCGCGCGCTGCAGACCCTGCACCGCCGCACCGGCAGGCGGAAGCTGTACCGGTGGGCTCGCAGAACGCTGACCGAGGCGGCCACACTGCCGACCGGCCCGGCCGATCAACGCCTCAAGGCCGCCAATCTGTGCGGCAGGCTCGCGGCGCAGGCGCACCGCTGGTCCGAGGCACTCGAATCGTTCACGCTGGCGGTCGAGCTGCTTCCGCTGGTCACACAGGGCAAGCGCGCGGTGGCGACCCCGACGGTGCAGCGCCGCTGGGCACATGTGACCGCCGACGCGGCGGCCTGCGCGATCGAGGTGGGCAAACCGGAGCGGGCCGTGGAGCTGCTGGAGCACGGGCGTGCGGCGCTGCTTTCCGAGCTGATGCCCGCGGGCAGCGAGCTCGGGCAACTCAACCTGACCCATCCGGACCTGGCCACCGACGCGGTGCGGCTGCGCAGGCTGCTGGACCGCCACCCCGAGGAGCCGATCCTCGGCGGGGTGGACGTCATCGACGACGTGCGGCGCAGGCGCTGGCTGGCGGACACCTGGGACGAGTTGCTCGGCGAGATCCGGAACGAGTCCGGCGGTGATCGGATGCGGCCGTGGTCCTTCGACACCCTGGCAACGGCCGCCGACGAGGGAGCGGTCGTGTTGATCAACCTCAGCGAGTTCCGTTCGGACGCGGTGATCGTCTTCGGTGGTCGTGCTCTGGTGGTCCGGCTGCCCGGCGTGACACCGGAGCTGGCCGAGGAGCACGCGGCCTCCGCGCTGAACGCGGCGCAGCAGGCACAGCGCACGGCCGACACCGAACGCACCCTCGGTATGACGCTGGACTGGCTGTGGCAGCACGTCACACGCCCGGTGCTGGAGCGGATGGGATACACCCGCACACCGCCCCAGGGAGCGCGGTGGCCCAGGCTGTGGTGGAGCACGCAGGGTGCCGCGGCCTTCCTCCCGCTGCACGCGGCGACCTCGACCGGCGGGGACAGCGCGTTGGACCGCGTGGTGTCCTCGCACACGCCGGGACTGCGCGTGCTGCTGACGACCAAGCGGCGGCGGGAGCGGACCGGTGCCGACACGGCGCTGATCGCGGGCCCCTCCGACGAGCGGACTCCCGAACAACCGGGCAGGATCCCGGCACGGCACTGGTCCTCGGCGACCGCGATGTCGGAGCGCGACCACACCGCCGACGACGTGTTCGCCGCGTTCGGGCACCACCAGCTGATCCACGTCTGCGAACCGAGCACGCAGCACGCCGCCCAACCCGCCGCCGGACTGGTGCTGGACCGGGAGGACCGCGCCAGGTCGCTGAACCTGCTCGACATCGGGCAGCGGGACTTCGGGGACGCGAAGTTCCTCTGCCTGGCCAGGTGCAGGACGAAGGACGCCCCGTCGGCGGCGGCGCTGACGATGGCGGGGGCGTTCGCCTTCATCGGATTCGCGCACGTGATCAGCACGCTGTGGGCGATGCACCGGGGTCCGGCGGAGGACGTGCTGGCGGCGCTGTACGCGGAGCTGGCGCGCGACGGCGAGTTCCGGGCCGAGTTCTCCGCGGGAGTGCTGCACGCGACCACGCGCCGACTTCGGCGGCGCTACCCGGAGGCACCGACGCTGTGGGCCGGTTACACCCACGTGGGGGTCTGA